The Rhododendron vialii isolate Sample 1 chromosome 6a, ASM3025357v1 genome includes a window with the following:
- the LOC131330355 gene encoding eukaryotic translation initiation factor 5B-like codes for MGRKKPSTRDEEIQDGGGKLRKKAVVVDDDEYSIGTELSEEQQVQDEKIAPVGGKKKGKKGASKNSQQKDEDVEKEDEVDDDVPAVQFAGKKKSRSKKSGSSTSFSSSSFGLLGEVDDDDDESGVTRDNDDDVGSDDDEPVVSFSGKKKSTKSGKGNSNRVRASAFGAIADDDDEGGDVIDNSTEKQSDNDDDVVISFSGKKKHSKSNKKSSASVSAGSGIDELDHGEETKDEAKEEEEEEEDDDVAAISFSGKKKKSSSSSKKSSKIYSDALIDEETEEGTSFTNYDSANLDEYTSEVMFSGKKKSSKKKSNIVFSALESRLGDESNVDPEEPSVVVSGGKEADGSKPNKQVIEDVVETSKNKKKKKKSGRTAQEEDDLDKLLAELSEGPTVAKPAPAPAPPPPQENKVQTQLESVGLEDASLEKEAEEEGGVESAAAKKKKKKKEKEKEKKAAAAAAAATTPAEELRQEKQEDAKNETKGKATDKKVPKHVREMQERLARLKELEEKKKREEEEKVRKEEEERRRQEELERIAEEKKRLRKEKEKEKLQKKKLEGKLLTGKQKEEARRLEAMRNQILANAGGLPVATGDAAGAPTKRPKYQTKKKAHNSQANGVASEKASESTEAMEDQQESVAEVESLELEGVEEVETVIVEEKAEVVTDVVDENVIEEDDDDEDEWDAKSWDEADLKLPGTSAFADEEDESVPEHVGKKEASTSKAAVVAPKVTTTLPVKSLDGESKKSQPVADSVDTNKAKEPKRKKEPHTPDAQPNQSEADLRSPICCIMGHVDTGKTKLLDCIRGTNVQEGEAGGITQQIGATYFPAVNIRERTKELKADAKLKVPGLLVIDTPGHESFTNLRSRGSGLCDIAILVVDIMHGLEPQTIESLNLLKMRNTEFIVALNKVDRLYGWKVSRNAPIVKTMKQQSKDVLLEFNTRVTQVITQFKEQGLNTELYYKNKEMGETFSIVPTSAISGEGLPDLLLLLVQWTQKTMVDKLTFSNEVQCTVLEVKVIEGHGTTIDVVLVNGVLHEGDQIVVCGMQGPIVTTIRALLTPHPMKELRVKGTYLHHKEIKAAQGIKITAQGLEHAIAGTGLYVVGPNDDLEDIKESAMEDMKSVLSRIDKSGEGVCVQASTLGSLEALLEFLKSPAVNIPVSGISIGPVHKKDVMKASVMLEKKKEFATILAFDVKVTPEARELADESGVKIFIADIIYHLFDQFKAYIDNLKEEKKKEAAEEAVFPCVLRIMPNCVFNKKDPIVLGVDVVEGIAKVGTPICIPQREFIDIGRIASIENNHKPVDYAKKGQKVAIKIVGSNSEEHQKMFGRHFEMEDELVSHISRKSIDVLKTNYRDDLSIEEWRLVVKLKNLFKIQ; via the exons ATGGGGAGAAAGAAGCCTTCCACACGTGATGAGGAGATTCAGGATGGTGGAGGGAAATTGAGGAAGAAGGCGGTGGTAGTTGATGATGATGAGTACTCTATAGGAACGGAATTATCCGAGGAACAGCAGGTTCAAGACGAAAAGATTGCGCCAGTTGGTggaaagaagaagggaaagaagGGAGCTTCTAAGAATTCACAGCAGAAAGACGAGGATGTAGAAAAAGAAGATGAGGTGGATGATGATGTACCAGCTGTACAATTTGCGGGGAAGAAGAAGTCTAGATCCAAAAAGAGTGGGAGCAGCACTTCGTTTAGCTCTTCGAGTTTTGGGTTACTTGGAGAGGTGGACGATGATGATGACGAGTCTGGAGTTACACGtgataatgatgatgatgttggCAGTGATGATGATGAGCCTGTAGTATCTTTTTCTGGGAAGAAAAAGTCAACTAAGTCGGGAAAAGGTAATAGTAACCGGGTGAGGGCGTCTGCTTTTGGTGCAATTgcggatgatgatgatgaaggtGGGGACGTTATTGATAACTCAACGGAGAAGCAATCTGATAACGACGATGATGTGGTTATTTCTTTTTCGGGGAAGAAAAAACATTCTAAATCCAATAAGAAGAGCAGTGCCAGCGTGTCCGCTGGTTCTGGTATTGATGAGCTTGATCATGGGGAAGAAACTAAGGATGAagcaaaagaggaagaagaagaagaagaagatgatgatgttGCTGCAATAAGTTTCTCtggtaaaaagaagaagtcttCAAGCTCTTCAAAGAAGAGTAGTAAAATCTATAGTGATGCTTTAATTGATGAAGAAACTGAGGAGGGCACATCTTTTACAAATTATGATTCTGCTAATCTGGATGAATATACATCAGAAGTTATGTTTTCTGGCAAAAAGAAgtcatccaaaaaaaagagtaatatTGTTTTCAGTGCACTTGAATCTAGGCTTGGAGATGAATCAAATGTGGACCCAGAAGAGCCTAGTGTGGTTGTTAGTGGTGGTAAAGAAGCTGATGGTTCCAAACCTAACAAACAGGTGATTGAAGATGTTGTAGAAACttcaaagaacaaaaagaagaagaagaagagtgggAGGACGGCTCAAGAGGAGGACGACTTGGATAAACTTCTGGCAGAGCTCAGTGAAGGGCCTACTGTGGCAAAACCAGCTCCAGCTccagctcctcctcctccacaaGAGAATAAAGTTCAGACTCAGCTTGAATCTGTTGGTTTGGAAGATGCTTCACTTGAAAAGGAAGCTGAAGAAGAAGGAGGTGTGGAATCTGCTGctgcaaagaagaagaaaaagaagaaagaaaaagagaaagagaagaaggcGGCTGCAGCAGCTGCTGCTGCAACTACACCAGCAGAGGAATTAAGgcaagaaaaacaagaagatgCAAAAAATGAGACAAAGGGAAAAGCAACAGATAAGAAAGTCCCAAAGCATGTAAGGGAGATGCAGGAGAGGCTAGCTAGGCTTAAGGAattggaggaaaagaagaagagggaagaagaggagaaggtaaggaaggaagaggaagagcgAAGGAGGCAGGAGGAACTCGAAAGGATAGCAGAAGAGAAGAAGCGtttgagaaaggaaaaggaaaaggagaaacTACAGAAGAAGAAACTTGAAGGAAAGCTATTAACAGGGAAACAAAAGGAAGAAGCGCGGCGACTGGAGGCAATGAGGAACCAAATACTTGCTAACGCCGGAGGATTGCCCGTTGCTACTGGTGATGCTGCTGGTGCTCCCACAAAACGACCCAAGtatcaaacaaagaaaaaagcaCATAACTCTCAAGCAAATGGCGTGGCCTCTGAAAAGGCATCTGAAAGCACAGAAGCAATGGAGGATCAACAGGAATCTGTGGCTGAGGTTGAGTCCTTGGAACTAGAGGGGGTTGAGGAAGTGGAGACCGTGATTGTGGAGGAGAAAGCAGAAGTTGTTACTGATGTGGTTGATGAGAATGTaattgaagaagatgatgatgatgaagacgAATGGGATGCAAAGAGTTGGGACGAGGCTGATCTTAAACTGCCTGGTACAAGTGCCTTTGCCGACGAAGAGGATGAATCTGTGCCTGAACATGTGGGTAAGAAGGAGGCTTCAACTTCAAAGGCAGCAGTTGTTGCCCCCAAAGTAACCACAACCTTACCAGTTAAATCTCTTGATGGTGAAAGTAAGAAAAGCCAGCCTGTGGCAGATTCTGTAGATACAAACAAGGCTAAAGAACCAAAACGCAAGAAGGAACCGCACACTCCGGATGCTCAGCCTAACCAGAGTGAAGCTGACCTTCGATCCCCAATTTGCTGCATTATGGGTCATGTTGATACTGGAAAAACCAAGCTGCTTGATTGTATCAGAGGCACTAATGTCCAGGAAGGTGAAGCCGGAGGGATTACTCAACAAATCGGTGCAACGTATTTTCCGGCTGTGAACATACGGGAGAGAACAAAGGAACTGAAAGCTGATGCGAAGCTAAAGGTCCCAGGTCTTTTAGTTATCGATACCCCTGGCCATGAATCGTTCACTAATTTAAGGTCACGGGGTTCAGGTTTATGTGACATTGCAATCTTGGTCGTTGATATAATGCATGGCCTAGAACCACAGACTATTGAATCACTCAATCTTCTGAAAATGAGGAATACAGAGTTTATTGTGGCATTGAACAAG GTGGACCGACTTTATGGGTGGAAAGTTTCCCGGAATGCACCAATTGTTAAGACAATGAAGCAACAATCAAAAGATGTTTTACTTGAATTTAATACTAGGGTCACTCAG GTTATTACTCAGTTCAAGGAACAAGGATTAAATACTGAGCTGtattacaaaaataaggaaatgGGGGAAACGTTCAGTATAGTACCCACAAGTGCAATCAG TGGGGAAGGCCTTCCCGATTTGCTGTTATTGTTAGTCCAGTGGACTCAGAAGACAATGGTAGACAAGCTAACATTCAGTAATGAAGTGCAG TGTACGGTCTTGGAGGTTAAGGTTATTGAAGGCCATGGGACAACTATTGACGTAGTGTTAGTTAATGGCGTGCTTCACGAAGGAGATCAAATTGTTGTTTGTGGCATGCAG GGACCTATTGTCACCACAATTCGAGCATTACTGACCCCCCACCCAATGAAGGAACTCCGTGTTAAG GGAACTTATCTGCATCACAAAGAAATCAAGGCCGCTCAGGGTATCAAGATTACTGCACAG ggCCTGGAGCACGCAATTGCTGGCACTGGTCTGTATGTGGTGGGGCCTAATGATGATTTAGAAGACATCAAGGAATCAGCCATGGAAGATATGAAATCAGTATTGAGCAGGATTGATAAAAGTGGCGAGGGAGTGTGCGTTCAGGCCTCTACTCTAGGATCATTAGAAGCATTACTGGAGTTTTTGAAGTCTCCAGCTGTAAACATACCCGTTAGTGGTATCAGCATAGGCCCAGTGCATAAGAAGGATGTCATGAAAGCTAGTGTTATGCTTGAGAAGAAAAAGGAGTTTGCTACAATCTTGGCTTTCGATGTTAAAGTGACACCAGAGGCTCGGGAACTTGCGGATGAATCTGGTGTAAAGATTTTCATTGCTGATATCATTTATCACTTGTTTGATCAGTTTAAGGCCTACATTGACAATCtcaaggaagaaaagaagaaagaagctgCTGAAGAGGCAGTCTTCCCATGTGTTCTCAGGATTATGCCAAACTGTGTTTTTAACAAGAAGGACCCCATTGTTTTGGGGGTTGATGTTGTCGAAGGAATTGCTAAG GTTGGAACTCCAATTTGTATACCACAGAGGGAGTTTATTGATATTGGTCGAATTGCATCCATTGAGAATAACCATAAGCCAGTTGATTATGCAAAGAAAGGCCAAAAGGTGGCCATTAAG ATAGTTGGTAGCAATTCGGAGGAGCACCAAAAGATGTTTGGGAGGCATTTTGAGATGGAAGATGAGCTAGTCAGCCACATTTCTAGGAAGTCAATCGATGTACTCAAAACTAATTATCGG GACGACCTGTCTATCGAGGAGTGGAGGCTAGTTGTGAAACTGAAAAACCTCTTCAAGATACAATAA